The Drosophila innubila isolate TH190305 chromosome 2L unlocalized genomic scaffold, UK_Dinn_1.0 4_B_2L, whole genome shotgun sequence genome segment TCAACTCACGTCTATCACCCTCTCTTCTCCTCTGGCAGCTGCCAAGTGAAAAACTCTTACACTTTACCCCCAGCAAGTATTTAAGTAGTTCTCTTTTGCAGTcttgccttttgtttttttttttttgtggctgttAGTTAAGGGGACGTCGGGTTGAAGGGATAGACTTTTCATAAGCTCAACTTTATTCGCTTAGAAAATGCACGCAAGTTGCTTTGCTCACCGAGTGAAGGTAACAAGAGGCAAATATAAGCGAATGCTAAAATGCGCTGAAAAACTTTGAACGTTTTCAAGTTATATTCTATTTGAAACTTGAAACATTTCTCAAAAgtttaaagctaaaaatataatagatgACATAAgttgaaagaaaaattttaaatacaagcTTTAAGTTGAAATGCTGAAAAGATATTAACAATAGTTTTGTATGTAAAGtttatcttcaaaaaaaaattcttatcgaggtaaaagtctaaagAAGAAAGTCTgtcaatatacaatttaatatataaattatataaatattataattataaccctgctttcgtcactagcgcaaACTTCCGTCCgcagaaatatttatgtaaactaaaattaatgcaTGAATTCTAAACCTAAAATCCCctgtaaatgaattaaatttatatttcaatcaaaCTTAAATTGATGAACATCTGCTGATTAGTTTTTAGTTATACTAACGAATGCACTGCAATTCCAAAAACCACAACTTTTACCAACTTTTGGCAAAGAATTTTTACCCAAGTTGATCGGTTTCACATGCACACATAAACTCACACATACTAACACTTTTATATAAGAAACTGCAAAAGAGCTTGAGCAAGTAAGAAAGAAGGTTGAGTgtacacgtgtgtgtgtgtgtgttaacgTGGCAACGTttcctttttaattaactttacagcaacgacagcagcaataacaacaacaaaaacttacaacaacaacgacaaaagttgtataaacttatttaattaaatttcgcCATTGATGCAgataattagatttttttaagcgTTGCCagtgttttttattgttgttgcttgttgctctTGGCAGTTGCCACGTGGAAAATGTGCcgataaatacatacataattttGGGTCAAGTTGGGCAGCAAAACAGATGCATTGCACTTATGTTTTATGGCCTGCGGGTGCGTGTTGAATCTCAATTTTGGCCagcataaatttgcataatttatgacctggcacaaaaacaaaaatcaatagtgctgcaacaaattaatatgattaattggcagcaacaacgacaagcgacatcaacaacaaccacaaaagtAAACGTAACGACAGCCCTGAACTAAAATCAAACCCCAATTCCAACAGCAAAATCTCAACGTTGATAGCGCGGCTTTAGCAGGTCAAAATTGGCCAAATAACGGAGGTACTTTTTCTCCCCGCCCCCTTCCTGCCGGCAAATACGTTACGTGTTTGTTTGAGGTTACGGACGATTTTAGGTGCGCTAACTGGACATTGGACACTGGACGCGATTCAGTTTTAGATTGACAGCACGAGCGCAAATTGATGttggtcaacaacaacagctggccAACAGGTCAACAGGGCGGAGGGTGTGAACAATTTGAAAAACGCTCTAGCGAATTATGTTCTATTTACCAACAGCTCCACCTACAAAATCGCATTGAGTTAATGTCTGGCAATTCAAATCGAATGCTCTATATAAAAGCATGCTCTATATTTACTAGCATATTTgcagtatatatttaaaggtGTGAAAAGTTTGTTAATAGCTGTAAACACAAACCTcaaattgtgtgtgttgcgtgtgtgtatctatTAAGCAGAAAATGCCACATCGAGTGTGTGCATAAAGTATACGACCTGTTGTTGCCTCTCaaagtgtgtgtttatttgtaaTGCAGCTGCtcgttaaatttatttcaactgaaaatttgtttataattttcaatcatTAGTCATGCGACCTTCTAAAACTTAGAActgcaataaatataaatatacaatatatttatttatttttacttgagAAAATAATATCTTCAATATATTTCCGTGGAATAagtaaaaatgaatataaaatattttaaaaataattttcaacagCAACTTTTTAAAGTAATCGATATGAAATTCCTTTGAGATTTTTAATTCCCAACTAGTTTCTaagttttgcaattaaaattgtgcTGCCTTcgaagaaaaaaactaaatttgttgaagaagaaaaataaaatttaaagaaaaagtgTGAGACACAAGACAAACATTTGCCATGTAACTAAGGCGGTcattaaattcaacttttggCTTAAGCTTAGAAGTATGGAGGAGATGGAGAATTttgcattatatttataaattaatacaaactTACTTGGATAGTCATCTCGATAATTGCgcttgttaaatattaaaagcaaactTGGCTGCTTCAAAATGCACACAACAGTTGGTGGGCTAAGAGCTTAAAgtgagagaggagagagggtAGAGAAAATGGCAACAGGCGGACAGGAAAACAGCAGGTAAGAATGCAGAGATAATTTTGTACTTTAGGTAGGAAGCAACGATGTCTAACGAAACCAAAACTCTAAAATTCATTGAGAGCAAAGCTAAACAGAGCAACAAGTTAGGCAATGGCATATCCGTGGCAGAGAGGGGAAATTAAGAGGGGAGATATCGTTGTCAATGTCGTGCCAAGTAACAGTCACTTAAAACGAGGCAAAGCTAAAGCCGAAGCCGTTACTAAAATGTACGTTATGCATACTTGAAACAAGAACAGATTTAAGTGCAGCCCACCCACTGTGAATGTGGGTGTGGCTGATGTGAAGGCTGCCATGCTCTTGTTACGATATTTTTATCACTTAACATGGGGGCGGGCAGCGCCAAAGACTTTGCCACATTAAGTTAGACACGCAGCGTCACAAACACTTAAAAGCAGCCCagggcgtatacgtaatctcAGCTCTTGCTAttgctctctctttcgctgtgGGAGTGGCCGTGTGCGTGCTTTAATGAATGTTCCGCTAAAGAAGCTCGATGTCGCCTGATAAGGCATCAAGCAACCGCGTGCCGATAATGATAAGTATCATTAACTGAAGAGAGCATGGAACTGACATTAAGTAGCTTTCCCGTTCTTTGTCCTGTTTCGCTTTGCGCACTTTAAGgcgctttatttttttttgtgccaaCGGCATTGCCATTTAACTAACCTTGACAACATTTTACTgttcttttgattttcttttattttctcctCCCCCTTGCCCCCTTTTCATTTCCCGTTTCGGATAAACGCATTTGGCCGCCGCGTCCTTCGACAGGCCAAAACAACCTTTGACACTTTAGCAATCGAGAGAAGGAcccaacaaatgaaaaaaatctgTGAAAATTCATGTGAGCGTGTGAATTTGGCCATGAGAGTAATTGTTGCATATGCTCaccacactcacatacacacaacacTGTGCAATATAGGCTGAAAGCCGTTAATGCATTTAACTGCATACATATTCAGTTTTTAATAGAGCCAAATTCAAGGtatcataaaatacaaaagagttttagaaattttaattacgaACTAATCtatgatattattttattcatttatttatttttattaaaataaatatatgaaattcgAAAATGTCTGTGAATTAAGtatcaatttaaaacttgATACAAACggagttttgttgttgctgtttcatttgttttatttctagAGTCAATTTTATTCTTCAACAATTCTGGACCATAAAATTTCATCAAGTTGCTTGAACAAAATATCTGAAATAGTCCGAAATCTAAAACGTTTATTAAACGCAATTCTTTTGTTCGCTGACATACACATTTACAGATAAAAGCTCGGCTAAGCTTAGTTTCCATCGATAACACTCATACACTCATTCATACCCTCATATATACACTCACATATTGACAAATACATTCTTATACTTCGTTTTGCACATTTCTCTCCTTAAGTTATTTTCAGTTTGCTCGGTTTTGatgcaattttttctttatgctGCGATTCATTGATATATGAATGTTTTACCAGAATTGTTGTGTCGATGTGTGTGTAACATTACCAAACATCAAGGCAAGCTAGACTCTTGACTGATGCTTCCCATTGCTCTTCTACTTTTGAAAATCTTCCTTCGTTTACATAACAATTAGATaacttaatttgatttgttgcaCACGCTTGCCAACGCATACACTGAAACCAACATGCAcagtgacacacacacacacacacacacacacacactgtctGTGGCTTTAACGCTCGATTGGTTTCGACTTCGTCGTCTTGTCTTTATTTCCGTTTGTAACAATTTTTCGGTTTGCAATTTTTCATTGGATACTTTTGGGACCTGGATTGCATTGTGCCTCAGTGTGCGTGTTTCGCCTAGAAAAACCTCAAATGGAGCGTGAACTGGCAAATCATTGCCAGGTCTCCAGGCAGTATTTATCTCAAGTTTCCAATTTCAGCACTCGATTATAAAATGCATCGAattatgtgatttttatttatgttgtgcAATGTGAGTATAGCGATTTAAGATCCAAGCTTGgtattatgtattatatatacatatgtatataattgatatatgtaaataaaactaaattgctatttttcagaatattttcattgtttcaAAACGTTAGTTATTACAGAAAAGGAGTAATTCATTATGaggaaaaattatttaattgaggCTTCCGTTtgaattatacatatatatacaaatacaaaccaATCAAGAGCAATcgaaaaataaactaattttttcttGGCTTTCGGTTGGTTTACAATATTCGAACACTCctgattacattttatatgttttagtTGTCAAGCAAGcttaaaattcgaaatcaGCAGCTAACCACATTGATACAACATTTGGGAAAGTCATCTTAAGGATACTTATTTTCACATATAAAACATGGTTCACTTACTAGACTGGTTCTATAACTaacattcaaaatttataaacaaatataataatgtgCAGATATTCCTATAATCACCCTTCAAATTCGACCAATCCTTCAGAACCACAAGAGACACGCTCGCAATTAAGAGTTATATTTTGGCGGACGTCTAAGATTGTATTGGCATCAAGTACACATTTGCCCGGATATGCTTTAAATAATAGCGAGCAATCAGTTTTGGAagatttataataatgattCATACTACGCACCAAAATACTTGTATATGCCAATCCCCGTTCCCCTTATAGACATCACTGATGCTAAGAACAAAAGCCATCAGACAAACCACTGAAATCGTAGCCTTCATCTTGACAGTTTGAaaagttttggtttttttcccAGTTATATTTCCAAGTCGAGTAAAATTACTTTGTGACCTTACACAGAAATAAATTCTTCGAAACCAGAGCTAACCGATTGAATACTTTGAATATTTCTTTGTACATGGTATAAGGctttaaacttattaaattaaatcaatactTCTACTGGGGCGTGGCCTGATAAAAAggactttaaaattattaaaataaagggAAACGCGTCACATTTCTcaagtaatataaaatataatttcacgTCTTCAACTAATATCACTCTGTATGGTCAAATTAAACGTATGCATACGTTTGTTTAGTGTTGTACGTGTTTAAGCCAGTTTATATTTACCCCTTCtcttttacttaattatttctaCTTGAGTAATGAAACTTCAATTAATATGTAAGTTAATATACAGAAAAATGTAGATTAAAGACCTTGAGCaagcatttttttgttatgattGATTAGAAATAATCTCgtgttaacatttttcagcttgcaatttttaattgcctcCCAATGTACCTCTttcgttattttattttatatgagtTTATCCTAAACAAAAGCTAATGTGCTGTATAAagcaaaacttttgaaaaaattgttgcaatttttaaaaataaaaataaaaaattgatcaaTTACATTTCGGAATCATCATTGGGATCGGTGCAGTGTACCACATTGATGCAACATTCAGGATATTCAGCATCAGGATACTTCCTTTCACCAATATAACATCCTCCCCCACTCACTGATTTAGCACCACAGCTATATATGTAATTGAGAATATAttgataaatacaaataaaaatatatataaatattctctCACCCAAGCAATGTTAACCAGCCGCCAGGACCACAAAAGATCTTTTCACACTTTAATTTAAGCGTTATAGCTTGGCCCTCATTTAAGATTGTATCGGCATTGTACACACATTTTCCCGGATATGCTTTAATAAAAGCAGATCGATTACTCTGGAAAGGTTTGGATAATGATTTATTCTACATACCAGGATTCGAGAAATTTCCTTTTGTCATATAGCCATAGACCCCATTGGAGCTCAACACAATAATCAACAGAC includes the following:
- the LOC117782323 gene encoding uncharacterized protein LOC117782323, which encodes MRSTFSVICLLIIVLSSNGVYGYMTKGNFSNPAYPGKCVYNADTILNEGQAITLKLKCEKIFCGPGGWLTLLGCGAKSVSGGGCYIGERKYPDAEYPECCINVVHCTDPNDDSEM